The DNA sequence AATTGGAAAATACCCATCGATCGTCAAAATCATCGAGCTTCGGAGATAGGCAAAATGCGGGGATTACATGGCTGCCATTATGTAACCGAATTAGAACTggacaattttattatataaataaaaaccaaaTGCCATTGCTGAAATATACTTACGAGGGGAAGTTCACAGGTGGGATGAGAGCCATTGAATATGCACCGGCAACAGCCTTTGTGAGTGTTGTGTCGTCTTGCCGGTTGTGATCAAACCTTGAGCAAAAGGTGATAATATAAAGACAATGGATCACAATATCATGCTTATTCCTACCCAATGTACAAGGACGGTCCAACCCGTGAATCGAATTGATTGAGCCATTTGTTCACGTTATGCTTCAATATTCTCTTCCAATTTTTGTAGTTGTCACGTGTAGACAACAACTTAGCTGCAAAAAGATGAATTGTTGACTCAAATCATATTAGTATAGGGTTTAGATTGTATTCTGTTCAtgtctatttaaaaaaaaaaaagatttgcTGATAGACAAAACTTTGCTGCATTATAGGGTACAAGGTTTAGATTGTATTCAAACAagacttttttttccttatttcatatttatatatatggtttagattgtattaattcattatttttatgatgCAAAACGTAAAtgcaaaaagtaaaattatattttgttatgcaCTATCgttaattcttattttcatatatttcgTTTCATTTTGCGAGACATTCTAAGTATAAATCTTTGTGTTATTActttttagtagtataattttaaataaaaataaacctCAATAGAATAAATCAATGAAACATCCAACATAATACTAACAACCAGTACACATTGATtagttcaataaaattaaattaaaagcatAAAAGCTCTTCTATACTGATAAGCTCTTCTCCCTCATTCATTCTTCGTCTAATTacctttatctttttttaccCATGctgtaattttttcaatcttgtTCACTACTACTTTGTTTCATTCTTTTGTTCAATTTTCTTCCAATTTTGTTCACCACTACTTTGTTTCATTctttacaaattttcaattgttcaattttttaaaagatgagttgttgaatcaattaaatcaacATGCAAAAGATGAGTTGTTAAATCAATGAAAACAACATGCAAAAGATGAGTTGTTCACCAAATGACATGTATATGTACACCTACACAATGCAAAAGATGAGCTATACTTGTTCCACGTGAACAATGCAAAAATGACAAGGATAGTGCTACAATTGCTTGCCAACAAACCCTAACACCTAGGTCTTCAATCTAATATCTCATGTACATTGTACCACCTTGGCAATGCAATGCGATATTGTTGCTTACACTTCAACTCCTCCAGCTGCCCCTATGGTGTACTCcttatgataaaaatagatGCACAATAGGTTTTCATCTATAAAACCTTCCTCCATAATTCCATTCAACACCAACGAAAATGAGCAGCAACATACCATCTCAAGAAACTTTCTTGTACAAAGGAAAATGGACAGCAGAAGTGGACTCCATGCTGTTGTCGGTGATCACCCGATCCAAGATGAAGCAACGATGGAGTGGAACCGTCATACCGATACCCATTCTTGAGGAGGCAGTGGCTGCTATAGCCTCTGACACTGATTTGGTGTTCACTTGGCGTGAGTTGTATGaacgttttcaatttttcgaGGTTCGTTTTCGAACATTCGACCTAGTGGTTCATACTCGTGGCGTTCATTGGAATGTGAATACCAACTTGGTTAATGCCCCTGAACAAGTGTGGAAGGAAATTTACAAGGTAAGTCTACTAATTTGTTAGCCAAATTCATTTCCACATATTCGAACTACAACTTGACAAAtgctctttctttcttttttttaaaaaaacagagaaaTACGCTAGCTGCGGCATACCATCACTATGGTGATCCCGAGTATCATAAGCTCGCCCAGCTTTTTGGTGTTACCGAGCCGAAGAAAGAACCAAATTCCGACAACGACGTCGTCGTCTTATCCGACACAACTGTGCCGATTGTTGGTCAAGAATATCCACCGAGTCCTAGGGGTGGGGAGTATGACCCATCTGGAGCGGCAAGTGAATCCGTGTGCTCCCCGATTCTTCACAATGTAGCACCCCCAAGACGCAAATTGTTTGCCGATGCGTACCAAAATTCGGATAATGAGTCTGGCAATGAAAGTGATCATGTTTTTCTAGCTCCACGAAATAAGAGTGATCTGAAGGGGAAGGCTTCGTCTTCTGACCGCTCGAAGTCGCGTTCAAAACCTTTCAACCCGGTTGCATCTCCTCGTGGCAGCTCTTGTGGGTCCAATAGCCCAAACCAATGGTGGAGAAACAACTTCAAGTAAATTGGATGCATGTACCTGATGAAGAACTATCACCATAGGTTTGTTAGCTGAAATTAAGAGTGGTTTATcattatatgtttgttttgtgttgTAGTTTCTAGCTTTGTTGCCAGAAGACACCACTTGTGGTGTGTGTGATTTGTATTTCGTTTCTTATGTGCTATGAATTTGTATTGAGATGGTTATCTTTTGCTCAAATCCGAAGACCAAGCTCAAGCCCTATTAttgacaatttattttaattcttgtatgtttctattaattttaaattttaaaaaatagatcaaatttaaaaacattaatGCATTAGAAAccaaaaagttcaaaattaactgcattatataataattaaaatactttaaGAAGATAGAGtgatatgataaaaaaaaaattaaatggcaaGGAGTAAAAAAGCTAAAAATTCAAACGTAATAATTATAATGctttaaaatatagtagaggattaatatatatcaaaatactGAAATATCTAAAACAGTTTAAATCAAACAATAATTCGCAGCACTATCAACAAGTAATATATCTTCCATAAATTTAGTGCATTT is a window from the Salvia hispanica cultivar TCC Black 2014 chromosome 1, UniMelb_Shisp_WGS_1.0, whole genome shotgun sequence genome containing:
- the LOC125190111 gene encoding uncharacterized protein LOC125190111, producing MSSNIPSQETFLYKGKWTAEVDSMLLSVITRSKMKQRWSGTVIPIPILEEAVAAIASDTDLVFTWRELYERFQFFEVRFRTFDLVVHTRGVHWNVNTNLVNAPEQVWKEIYKRNTLAAAYHHYGDPEYHKLAQLFGVTEPKKEPNSDNDVVVLSDTTVPIVGQEYPPSPRGGEYDPSGAASESVCSPILHNVAPPRRKLFADAYQNSDNESGNESDHVFLAPRNKSDLKGKASSSDRSKSRSKPFNPVASPRGSSCGSNSPNQWWRNNFK